GTTCGCAATCTTGTCGTTGGAAATACGATCTGTTCGCCAAGGATCAGCCGCTTTCAGCCCCTCTAGCAACTGACCTGCCTATGTTTGGTGAAGAGGATGATGCTTTTACCATGGGTTCGAAGGACTTGAGCATGATCGACCACATTGCTGAAATGATCGAGTCTGGGGTAGACAGCTTTAAGATCGAAGGCCGCATGAAAAGCATTCATTATGTGGCAACGGTAGTGAATGCCTATCGGCAAGCGATAGATGCCTATTTTGCTGATCCGGAGCATTTCGCTATCAGCCAAGTCTGGCAGGATGAAATTCATAAAGCAGCCAACAGACCATTAAATAGCGGCTTTTTCTATGAGGCTCCAGGACATGAAGATCATATTTTTGAGCCTGAGGATAAAGTAGTTGGCTTTGATTTTGTAGGGCTTGTGATGTCTTATGATGAAGAATCAGGCACGGCTGTCATTCAGCAGAGAAATCATTTCAAGCCAGGGCAGGAAATTGAGTTTTTTGGACCGCAGGGGACACAATTCAAACAAAAGGTCGACTTGATCTGGAATGAGCAGGATCAAGAGTTAGATGCTGCCAGACATCCGCTGCAACTTATTAAACTAAAAACAGATCAACCTGTGAAACAATGGGATATGATGCGTAAAAAAACAGGTAAATAGTACCATGGAAGCTTTCTCCAGACTGGGGTATATTGGAGAAAGTTTCTATTTTTTTATTTAAATGTGGATCGAATATTAAAGGAAAATGTTAAAGTGTGTCGAATTTATTAACCAACTTCTTATGTAACCCTTTTCATATAGTTCGAAAGTAAGGGGCCCATTTAAGAAGTAGAAACCAATGGCGGTGAACAGAATGAATAACAAGGTGCAAAGTATTCTTGCTTTCTTTAACAAAGCACTTCAATCTCTCGTAAAAGCAATTCAAAATGTTCCATGGGGTCGTATGGTAGGTGTAGCAGGTAAAACATCTAAACAAATGGGCACGGTTGCATTTAAGGAATTGAGGCAAGTTAAAATGGAGAATCCTGTGAAATCTGTAGGTATGAAATTGTTTTTAATGTTTTTTGCCAGTATTCTTTTTTTCGTACTGATTGTAGGGATGATTTCTTACTCCATTTCCAAAAGCGTTATTAAAAACAAAGTATCAGAATCCAGTCTTCAAACCGTTACACAAGCAGGTCAGAAATTAGATTTCCTTTATCAAACCTTTGATGACGTCTCGTTGCAGATTATGTTGAATAAGGAATTGCAGGATTTACTTGATAAAATTCCGAAATTAGATGCATCCTCTTATGAATCACTTGAAGTTATTCGTCAATTGACCGAGAAATTAAATGTTGTGACGTTCTCGAACAAATCGATTAAAACGCTTCATTTGTATAGACCGGACGGCAAATTGATCGTGATTACCGGTGCTGGCGGAAGTTCGTTGTCTGACAACACAGGTTCGACCGATTGGTTTAAAAAGATCGTTGATGCAGGCGGAAAAGTGGCTTGGTTGGATAGCAAAAGCAAAGGATATTCCAGCAGTTCGGCGAATACATTTGCCATTGGTCGTGTTATGAGAAATACGTTGACTAACAGCACTTCCGGCATTCTAGTCTTAGAATTGAACGCAGATATTCTCGCGAAAGAACTGAATGGCATTTCTCTAGGCGATGACAGCGCAGTTGTGGTCACGAATCATGAGAACAAAAATATCGCTGCCAAAAATTTGACGGATATTGAGAAAGATTCAGCGATTCAACTAAGCAAAGAGCAGCTTGAAGAAGAGAATGGTTCGTTTATTACCAAAGACGATCACCTCGTTGCGTATTATAAATCTTCCATCTCCGGATGGAACCTTGTTGGCGATATCCCGGTAAGCAGTTTGGTGAAGGATGCTAAGAAAATATTTAATTATACGCTTCTGATTGCCTTATTTGCGGCGATTGCAGCGGTATTGATTGGATTGTTCGTGGCTAGAATGATCGGTCGTCCTCTGGTTAATCTTCGCAACCTGATGCAGCAAGGTGCCAAAGGGAAGTTAACCGTACGAGCGAACTACAAGACACAAGATGAAATCGGCCAACTAGGCGCAAGTTTTGATGTCATGATGCAGCAGATTACGAACCTTGTTTCGCAGACGAGTGCTTCTGCTCAATCCGTATTCGAAACGGCGCAAGAATTAACGAACTCTTCCAAAGTGACAGCTACAGCAGCAAGAGAAATTGCCGTAGCCACAGACGAAATTTCTAACGGTGCCGGCGGTTTGGCGACGGAATCCGAAAGAGGCAATGAGTTGACGCATCACATTGGTATTCAGATGAAACAAGTTATCGAAGCCAATCTGGAAATGGGGACAGCAGCGGCAGATGTTCAAAGCTCCAGTGAGCAAGGAACGAAATATATGTCCGAGTTGATTTCCAAAACGAACCTGACCGAAGAGATGATTCGGTCTATGGCAGACAAAGTTGATAATTTGAAAGACAGCACACGCTCTATCCGTAAAATTCTCGATTTGCTCAATAATATGACGAAGCAGACCAACATCTTGTCTTTGAACGCAACGATTGAGGCTGCCCGTGCAGGCGCTGCTGGCAAAGGGTTCATGGTTGTTGCTGACGAAATCCGTAAGCTTGCGGATCAATCGAGGCAATCCATTGATGTTGTAGGTCAGATTACAGAGACGATTCAGAAGGAAATTGACGAGACGGTGAAGGTGCTGTCGACAGCAACGCCGATTTTCCAAGAACAAATATTAGCTGTTAAAGAAGCTGATATTATTTTCAAGCAAGTTACGAGTCATATGGGTGGTTTCATTGAGCAATTGAGCACTGTGAGCGATTCGATCTCTACACTGGAACAGTCCCAAGTGGTTCTCTCCGACGCGATGACGAATGTAAGTGCAGTAGCTGAGGAATCTCTTGCTACCTCTGAGGAAGTTGCTTCATTGAGCTCTGAACAGCTTAGCATCAGCGATGGTCTGGTGAAATTGTCAGACAAGCTGGACCTGCTGTCCAAGTCACTCAATGATACGCTTTCCAAATTTGAAGTTTAAGCTATCCTTCTTCTCATACATAGTCCACTCTCCTAAGCGGAGAGTGGATTTTTTATGTTAGGGGCGCTTAGCAAGCCGTTTGACAAGGGTCAGGAATGACGATACTGAATGTTATACCAACTTTTAGTTAGGAGTAAGGAAATGAAACCAAGCCAATTGTCGGCTCTTGAAAAACGTCGGATCTTTCTTGTGCTTTTCGCTATCCTTCTTCTGTTTATAGGGATCATAGGCAAGCTTTTTTGGATACAAATTGCGGCAACAGAGAATTATTCATCCCGAGGTGTTAATTTGCTCAAAAACTCGGTCATTCAAAGGCAGAGAGCTTTGGTGCTCGATAGCGGCCGAGGTGAAATTCTGGATCGCAACCTTAAGCCATTGACAGGGAAAATGATAAAATCACTGGTTGTGTTCCCTATGAGCAAGGAAGTCAGAGTTGATCCGCAGCAGGTTAATCAGCTTGTTCGGATTTTGCAGACAACCAAGGAACGCTGGCTTGCTTTCTCCAGTCAATTGAAAGAACCGCAAGTCTGGAGTGTGACAGATACAGGGAAACCCGTTGCTTTGAGTGCTGGGCAGGAGGCTCAGATACAGACTTTGACCTTGCCGAATGTGAAGGTGACTGAGATGGAAGATCGCTATCCCACCGGGATGACGGCTCGTCAGTTGATTGGGTTTATCGGGCAAAACCCGGATCGCGTGATGCGTTTGTATGGGGATGATTTGGAAAAGGGCAAGCTGACACTTACTTCCAAAATTGGTGGCGCCGGCCTTGAAAAAACCTTTGACTTGTTTCTCCGCGGCATAGGTGAGACCTCTATCTCTTATTTCACGGATGCAGGGAAACGGCCGCTGGCTGGGTTGGATGCCCGTATGATTGCCCCTGATAATACGTTCTATCCGGTTAAGCTAGTGATCACACTAGATGGCAGTATACAACAGAGAATCGAAGCGTTGATGGATAGCATGCAAATTCGAGATGGCGCCGTAGTCGTGCAGGAAGTGAAGCAAGGTGATATTGTTGCCATGGCGAGCAGGCCCAATTATGATCCGACGCAAGTTGATCTGGCAAGTAATAACTGGAGCAATTATGCAGTAAAAGCGACAGCGCCAGGATCTATTTTCAAAACAGTAGTTGCTGCTGCGGCGCTGGATGAAGGTGTTGTTGATCCTAAGGAGACATTTAACTGTGAAGGGGCTCTTGGCAAATATGGCTTTACATGCTGGTTAAGAGCAGGGCATGGGCCGCTAACCTTAGAACAAGGCTTCGCACAGTCCTGCAACATTGTATTTGCCAAAGTGATGCAGCGGCTTACAGCCAGTCAGTTGGAGACTTATGCCCACAAACTAGGGGTTCTGAATGAAGTGGGATGGACTGGGAAAACAGATACCCAGCTTATCCTTCACCAATTGGATGCTGAGGAGAGTGGCCAGCTATTTGGCGCGCATACCCCGCACGATGACGAAGGTGTTCTGATGCAAACAGCCATTGGCCAAAGAGATGTGATGATGACTCCGCTGCAAGCTTCGAATATGATCGTCACTTTACTGAATGGCGGCAAAGGATATTCGCCTAGGGTTGTTCAAGAAATTCGTTATCAGACAGATCGCCTGATGGAAAGCTATGCCCCCAAGTTGCAGCAGGTTGAAGCGGGGCGTGTGTCAGCTGCTACCAGCAAAACATTGCTAAACTGGATGAGAGAAGTTGTGACTGACGGCACGGGAAAAGGTCTGCAGGATGCCAAGTGGAAATTGGCGGGTAAGTCAGGAACAGCTCAGATGCAGAACGGGAAACAGGAGAAAGTGAATCAATGGTTTATTGGATATGGACCTGTTGCGACGCCAAAGTACGCGGTGTCTGTCGTCGTTAAGAACTTGAATGCATCGGATAGCAACAAGTCCATCCCCTTGTTTAAAGGTGTTATGGATATTCTGGCCAGCAGCGAAGGATCAAGCGGCCGGTAAAGAAATGGTAAAACAGGTCCCATGCTCCGGTTCACTCGTCACATCAATGAGTCCGCCGAATGTTTTGATGATCCGATAAGAGACCATGAGACCTAGCCCTGTGCCTTTATTCTTGGTTGAGTAAAATGGCGTTCCCAGACGGTCTACTTGCTCAGCTGTCATGCCGATTCCGTTATCCTTGATTTGCAGGATGATCTTCGTTTTGTCACGGAAGCCGGAGACTTGCAACAGACCGCCGCTAGGCATGGCTTCGATGCCGTTTTTCGTTAAATTGACCAAGCATTGTATCAGTTTCTCACTGTTGGCTTTGACTAAGAGAGCAGGTTCCATGTCGATACTGACTTCTACTCCGCGCATGGCAGCGTACGGATTAATGAGATTGATAAGTTTGTGCGATAAACTCGACACGTCCAGCTCTTCGAGCTTTTCCGCCTGTGGTTTGGCGAAAGATAAATAATCAGTAATAATGTTCTGTGCGCGGTCGATTTCTTCGATAACCATCGAGGTATAAATCAGTTTCTTTTCTTCCGTAACAGTAGATTGACTGAGAATTTGCATAAAACCACGGGCAACGGTCATTGGGTTTCTAATCTCGTGGGCAACAGAAGCGGCTAATTCACTTAGCACATTCAGCTTCTCTGATCGCTGAACTTCTTGGCGCATGGCACTGTTTTCTCGAATACGAACGATCAGATAAGTTAACAACCACATCGTGAGCATATGTACGAGACAAAATAATAAGCCATAAAGAAGAAAGGGTTTATCTACAGCGACGAATGAACCGATCCGATAAAGCATGGTTATACAGAAGGTAGCTATGGCGCTGATGAAGGCAAGAAGACTGGGAAACATGACTTTGGGGGTTAAGTGCTTCCAATTACTTAATGCGATGAAAGCCAAGATGAAGGGTACAAGAAGAGCAGACAAAGTAATAATCGAGATAAAATTGGACCCATCGATGTAGAAGGCGTAGGCTAGGATGATCGTGGATACTGTAAGGCCAGATCGAATGCCTCCGTAGAGAAAGGCGACAAGAACAGGGATAATGCGCAAGTCAAAGTCGTCACCTGTTATTGTGAAAAATGGATGCGACATACAAAATATCGCGGCCATGGAGCAGCTCAGACCAATTAATGGGCGACCTAATCTTCTGAAATTGAAGGGATTGGGCCGATCGAGCCATAGGATGTGACAGAGTAAGATCGGTGAGGTTAGTACCAAAATATTGAGTAGTAAGTCGTCAATTACATTCAATGATCTCGCCTACTTAATTAAAAATTTGATTGCTTAGTTTTTATTTCGACAGTAAATATGAAAATCCTTTGATTCTTTCCAAAATTTTGATGTTTTATGACATGGATAGCCCAGATATGCATTGCGACTAGGTCTAGGATAGCATACAATTCTC
Above is a genomic segment from Paenibacillus sp. HWE-109 containing:
- a CDS encoding peptidase U32 family protein, translated to MTTALEARARGKRVRLDKPELLAPAGSLEKLKFAIHYGADAVYIGGQKYGLRSNADNFSLEEMREGVEFANQYGAKVFVATNIYAHNEDIEGLDDYLRGLQEVGISAIIAADPIIMETCRRVAPKLEVHVSTQQSVMNWQTVKFWKDQGIERVVLAREVSMSEIDQIKAHVDVEIEAFIHGAMCSSYSGRCVLSNHFTDRDSNRGGCSQSCRWKYDLFAKDQPLSAPLATDLPMFGEEDDAFTMGSKDLSMIDHIAEMIESGVDSFKIEGRMKSIHYVATVVNAYRQAIDAYFADPEHFAISQVWQDEIHKAANRPLNSGFFYEAPGHEDHIFEPEDKVVGFDFVGLVMSYDEESGTAVIQQRNHFKPGQEIEFFGPQGTQFKQKVDLIWNEQDQELDAARHPLQLIKLKTDQPVKQWDMMRKKTGK
- a CDS encoding methyl-accepting chemotaxis protein produces the protein MAVNRMNNKVQSILAFFNKALQSLVKAIQNVPWGRMVGVAGKTSKQMGTVAFKELRQVKMENPVKSVGMKLFLMFFASILFFVLIVGMISYSISKSVIKNKVSESSLQTVTQAGQKLDFLYQTFDDVSLQIMLNKELQDLLDKIPKLDASSYESLEVIRQLTEKLNVVTFSNKSIKTLHLYRPDGKLIVITGAGGSSLSDNTGSTDWFKKIVDAGGKVAWLDSKSKGYSSSSANTFAIGRVMRNTLTNSTSGILVLELNADILAKELNGISLGDDSAVVVTNHENKNIAAKNLTDIEKDSAIQLSKEQLEEENGSFITKDDHLVAYYKSSISGWNLVGDIPVSSLVKDAKKIFNYTLLIALFAAIAAVLIGLFVARMIGRPLVNLRNLMQQGAKGKLTVRANYKTQDEIGQLGASFDVMMQQITNLVSQTSASAQSVFETAQELTNSSKVTATAAREIAVATDEISNGAGGLATESERGNELTHHIGIQMKQVIEANLEMGTAAADVQSSSEQGTKYMSELISKTNLTEEMIRSMADKVDNLKDSTRSIRKILDLLNNMTKQTNILSLNATIEAARAGAAGKGFMVVADEIRKLADQSRQSIDVVGQITETIQKEIDETVKVLSTATPIFQEQILAVKEADIIFKQVTSHMGGFIEQLSTVSDSISTLEQSQVVLSDAMTNVSAVAEESLATSEEVASLSSEQLSISDGLVKLSDKLDLLSKSLNDTLSKFEV
- a CDS encoding peptidoglycan D,D-transpeptidase FtsI family protein translates to MKPSQLSALEKRRIFLVLFAILLLFIGIIGKLFWIQIAATENYSSRGVNLLKNSVIQRQRALVLDSGRGEILDRNLKPLTGKMIKSLVVFPMSKEVRVDPQQVNQLVRILQTTKERWLAFSSQLKEPQVWSVTDTGKPVALSAGQEAQIQTLTLPNVKVTEMEDRYPTGMTARQLIGFIGQNPDRVMRLYGDDLEKGKLTLTSKIGGAGLEKTFDLFLRGIGETSISYFTDAGKRPLAGLDARMIAPDNTFYPVKLVITLDGSIQQRIEALMDSMQIRDGAVVVQEVKQGDIVAMASRPNYDPTQVDLASNNWSNYAVKATAPGSIFKTVVAAAALDEGVVDPKETFNCEGALGKYGFTCWLRAGHGPLTLEQGFAQSCNIVFAKVMQRLTASQLETYAHKLGVLNEVGWTGKTDTQLILHQLDAEESGQLFGAHTPHDDEGVLMQTAIGQRDVMMTPLQASNMIVTLLNGGKGYSPRVVQEIRYQTDRLMESYAPKLQQVEAGRVSAATSKTLLNWMREVVTDGTGKGLQDAKWKLAGKSGTAQMQNGKQEKVNQWFIGYGPVATPKYAVSVVVKNLNASDSNKSIPLFKGVMDILASSEGSSGR
- a CDS encoding ATP-binding protein encodes the protein MNVIDDLLLNILVLTSPILLCHILWLDRPNPFNFRRLGRPLIGLSCSMAAIFCMSHPFFTITGDDFDLRIIPVLVAFLYGGIRSGLTVSTIILAYAFYIDGSNFISIITLSALLVPFILAFIALSNWKHLTPKVMFPSLLAFISAIATFCITMLYRIGSFVAVDKPFLLYGLLFCLVHMLTMWLLTYLIVRIRENSAMRQEVQRSEKLNVLSELAASVAHEIRNPMTVARGFMQILSQSTVTEEKKLIYTSMVIEEIDRAQNIITDYLSFAKPQAEKLEELDVSSLSHKLINLINPYAAMRGVEVSIDMEPALLVKANSEKLIQCLVNLTKNGIEAMPSGGLLQVSGFRDKTKIILQIKDNGIGMTAEQVDRLGTPFYSTKNKGTGLGLMVSYRIIKTFGGLIDVTSEPEHGTCFTISLPAA